A window from Symbiopectobacterium purcellii encodes these proteins:
- the ydfZ gene encoding putative selenium delivery protein YdfZ gives MYTAYDRYRNPLETGCRVMQNGSRLVGTIAAIHADKLKREDVRKAKCVQLNGVSEYFSPDELMRLGRA, from the coding sequence ATGTACACAGCGTATGACAGATACAGAAACCCGCTTGAAACGGGCTGTCGTGTAATGCAAAACGGTTCTCGTCTGGTGGGTACCATTGCTGCCATTCATGCAGATAAGCTGAAACGAGAAGACGTTCGTAAAGCCAAATGCGTGCAACTCAACGGGGTCAGCGAATACTTTTCCCCTGATGAGCTGATGCGTTTGGGCCGCGCCTGA
- a CDS encoding multidrug efflux MFS transporter, with protein METWKLNLYAAWVGCFFTGLAMSQILPFLPLYIEQLGVTDHASLSLWSGLIFSSSFLVSAIVAPLWGSLADRKGRKLMLLRAALGMAIVMALQGMASNVWHLFILRTLMGLTSGYIPNAMALIASQVPREKSGWALGTLSTGQVAGVIIGPLIGGFLADHVGLRVVFFITATLLFMCFLITLFSIKEGVIKVTKANRLSGKAVFSSLPYPALIVSLFITTMMIQLANGSISPILTLFIRELTPDTNNLAFLSGVIAAVPGVSALLSAPRLGRLGDKIGAHRILIAALGACVLLFCLMSTISDSLQLGILRFLLGFADGALMPATQALLLKYSSQQVTGRIFGYNQSFMYLGNVAGPLLGSGVSAMMGFRWVFIITALLVLVNTLHIAWRFRQIPTKP; from the coding sequence ATGGAAACCTGGAAACTCAATTTATACGCCGCTTGGGTGGGATGCTTTTTTACTGGCCTTGCCATGAGCCAGATACTGCCGTTCCTGCCGCTCTATATTGAACAGCTCGGCGTCACCGACCACGCATCACTGAGTTTGTGGTCCGGGCTGATTTTCAGCTCCTCGTTTCTGGTCTCGGCCATCGTCGCGCCGCTGTGGGGCAGTCTGGCGGATCGCAAAGGGCGCAAGCTGATGCTGCTGCGCGCTGCACTCGGCATGGCCATCGTCATGGCGCTACAGGGCATGGCCAGCAACGTCTGGCACCTGTTTATCCTGCGAACTCTGATGGGGCTGACCTCTGGCTATATTCCCAATGCCATGGCGTTGATCGCCTCGCAAGTCCCGCGTGAAAAAAGCGGCTGGGCACTGGGTACGCTTTCCACCGGTCAGGTGGCTGGCGTGATTATCGGCCCGCTGATCGGTGGCTTTCTCGCCGACCACGTCGGGCTGCGCGTGGTGTTCTTTATCACTGCCACCTTGCTGTTCATGTGCTTTTTGATCACCTTGTTCTCCATCAAAGAAGGCGTTATCAAGGTCACCAAAGCGAATCGTCTTAGTGGCAAAGCCGTATTCTCTTCCCTGCCCTACCCGGCGTTGATTGTCAGCCTGTTCATCACCACCATGATGATTCAGCTCGCTAACGGCTCCATCAGCCCAATACTGACACTATTTATTCGCGAACTTACGCCAGACACCAATAATCTCGCGTTTCTCAGCGGCGTGATCGCTGCTGTTCCCGGCGTTTCAGCGCTGCTATCAGCACCGCGGTTGGGCCGTCTTGGCGACAAAATCGGCGCACATCGCATCCTGATCGCCGCACTGGGCGCCTGTGTGCTGCTGTTTTGTTTGATGTCCACCATCAGTGATTCGCTACAGTTGGGGATACTGCGTTTCCTGCTAGGCTTCGCCGATGGCGCACTGATGCCAGCCACACAGGCGCTGCTGCTGAAATACAGCAGCCAGCAGGTGACCGGGCGGATTTTCGGTTACAACCAATCCTTTATGTATCTGGGTAATGTCGCAGGCCCGTTACTCGGCTCCGGCGTGTCCGCCATGATGGGATTTCGCTGGGTGTTCATCATCACCGCGTTGCTGGTATTGGTGAACACGCTGCATATCGCCTGGCGCTTTCGACAAATCCCCACCAAACCCTGA
- a CDS encoding mannitol dehydrogenase family protein, with protein MTTSLLQAKAAVPEYDRSKLVARIAHIGFGAFHRAHQAVCADKLAAQFGSDWGYCEINLIGGEQQIQDLRQQDLLWSVSEMADNGWTSRIVGIAKTALHAELDGIEAVLEALSAPDIAIVSITVTEKGYCHHPATGQLNAEHPLIAHDLQHPDQPRSLPGVILAAIKRRIARGVSPFSVMSCDNMPENGHVTRNVITQLAQRQDPELALWVAQHVTFPSTMVDRIVPAMTPETLEQITELLGVNDPAGIACEPFFQWVIEDNFVNGRPAWEKAGAELVQDVLPYEEMKLRMLNGSHSFLAYLGYLAGYAHISDCMQDEALVNAAHHLMLQEQAPTLRTQGVNLAAYADALLQRYRNRALKHRTWQIAMDGSQKLPQRMLDSIRWHLAHGSRFDMLALGVAGWMRYVGGVDEQGNAIDISDPLRDVLADVVRNSAQGEARVQALLGLEAIFGPDLPQQREFVATVTRYYQSLLQHGVKQTLRTLVW; from the coding sequence ATGACAACCTCTCTCTTACAGGCAAAAGCCGCGGTGCCTGAATATGACCGCAGCAAACTGGTTGCACGTATTGCCCATATTGGTTTCGGCGCATTTCACCGCGCCCACCAGGCGGTGTGTGCCGACAAACTGGCCGCACAGTTCGGCAGCGATTGGGGCTATTGCGAAATCAATCTGATTGGCGGTGAGCAACAGATTCAGGATCTTCGCCAGCAGGATCTGCTTTGGTCGGTATCTGAAATGGCGGACAATGGCTGGACCAGCCGCATTGTCGGTATTGCCAAAACCGCTTTGCACGCGGAGTTGGACGGCATCGAGGCGGTGCTGGAGGCATTAAGCGCACCGGATATCGCTATCGTATCCATCACGGTGACGGAAAAAGGCTACTGCCACCATCCGGCGACCGGACAGCTTAACGCAGAGCATCCGCTGATTGCGCACGATCTCCAGCATCCGGATCAACCGCGCTCTTTGCCGGGTGTCATTCTGGCTGCGATCAAACGCCGTATAGCGCGTGGTGTGTCGCCATTTAGCGTGATGTCGTGCGACAACATGCCGGAAAATGGCCATGTGACACGCAACGTGATAACCCAACTGGCGCAGCGTCAGGATCCTGAACTGGCTCTCTGGGTCGCGCAACATGTGACGTTCCCTTCCACCATGGTGGATCGTATCGTACCGGCGATGACGCCGGAAACGCTGGAGCAGATCACCGAACTGCTGGGCGTGAACGACCCGGCGGGCATTGCCTGCGAGCCGTTCTTTCAGTGGGTGATTGAAGACAACTTCGTCAACGGGCGTCCCGCATGGGAAAAGGCGGGCGCAGAGCTGGTACAGGACGTACTGCCGTATGAAGAGATGAAACTGCGCATGTTGAATGGCAGCCACTCTTTCCTGGCGTACCTCGGTTATCTGGCGGGTTATGCACACATCAGCGACTGCATGCAGGACGAGGCGTTGGTCAACGCGGCACATCACCTGATGCTGCAAGAGCAGGCGCCCACATTGCGCACGCAGGGAGTCAATCTGGCGGCTTACGCTGACGCACTGTTGCAGCGTTACCGCAACCGTGCGCTGAAGCACCGTACCTGGCAAATTGCCATGGACGGCTCGCAGAAATTGCCACAGCGCATGCTGGATTCGATTCGCTGGCATCTGGCACACGGCAGCCGTTTTGACATGCTGGCGCTCGGTGTAGCTGGGTGGATGCGCTATGTTGGCGGCGTAGACGAGCAAGGGAACGCGATTGATATCAGCGACCCGCTACGTGATGTGCTGGCTGATGTGGTGCGTAACAGTGCTCAAGGAGAAGCCCGCGTACAGGCCTTGCTGGGGCTGGAGGCTATCTTTGGACCAGACTTGCCGCAGCAGCGCGAGTTTGTCGCGACAGTGACCCGCTACTATCAGTCACTGCTTCAGCATGGGGTGAAACAGACGCTGCGCACGCTGGTCTGGTGA
- the uxaC gene encoding glucuronate isomerase produces MSLINDNFMIGSPTGVTLYQQVARDLPIIDYHCHLEAKDIYENRRFSSITELWLAGDHYKWRAMRANGIPEAKITGNAFPEEKFQAWAETVEAAFGNPLYHWTHLELKHYFGIDEMLSSRNWRDIMDACNRQLQDDAFTPRALMMRSRVEVICTTDSPLDSLHYHQLLKQDASFTPKVLPTFRPDEFFSHDRHQFSSALVRLAELTGETITRFTDFERALEARVQFFHEVGCRISDHGLGDLTFTPFTTLQGDAVFQKKMQSEVITAAEESIWQSVLFITLARLYKKYDWAMQIHFGAIRNNNQRMLEKVGVNSGFDAIADQPRLAANLNAFLNAMAEENHLPRTIIYNLYAAYNDIVASTIANFQSGEEGVKSPLQFGSGWWFNDTRRGMLSQLNALADQGLLMNFVGMLTDSRSFVSYPRHDYFRRILCGLIGQWIDAGEFPADDIILQRMVRNICHDNALHYFKF; encoded by the coding sequence ATGAGCTTGATTAACGACAATTTCATGATAGGCAGCCCGACCGGGGTCACACTCTATCAGCAGGTGGCGCGGGATTTACCGATTATTGACTACCACTGCCATTTGGAAGCCAAAGACATTTATGAAAACCGCCGTTTCAGCAGTATCACGGAACTGTGGCTGGCAGGCGATCACTACAAATGGCGCGCGATGCGCGCCAACGGTATCCCAGAAGCAAAGATCACGGGTAATGCCTTCCCTGAAGAAAAATTTCAGGCGTGGGCAGAAACCGTTGAAGCGGCGTTTGGTAACCCGCTCTATCACTGGACGCATCTGGAACTGAAACACTACTTCGGCATTGATGAGATGCTGAGCAGCCGTAACTGGCGTGACATTATGGATGCCTGCAACCGGCAGTTGCAGGATGATGCTTTCACACCACGTGCGTTAATGATGCGTTCTCGGGTTGAGGTTATTTGCACCACGGATTCGCCGCTGGATTCTCTGCATTACCATCAGTTATTGAAGCAGGATGCCAGTTTTACCCCCAAAGTATTGCCGACCTTTCGACCGGACGAGTTTTTCTCGCACGACAGACACCAGTTCTCTTCGGCTTTGGTGCGTTTGGCGGAATTGACCGGTGAAACCATTACCCGCTTCACGGATTTTGAGCGTGCGCTGGAAGCGCGAGTGCAGTTTTTCCACGAGGTGGGCTGTCGTATTTCCGATCACGGGCTGGGCGATTTAACTTTTACACCGTTCACCACGCTACAAGGGGATGCGGTATTCCAGAAAAAAATGCAGAGCGAAGTAATTACCGCTGCGGAAGAGAGTATTTGGCAAAGCGTATTATTTATTACGCTGGCCCGGTTATATAAAAAATACGATTGGGCTATGCAAATTCATTTCGGGGCGATCCGCAATAATAATCAACGCATGTTGGAAAAAGTGGGGGTAAATAGTGGATTTGACGCTATTGCCGATCAACCCCGCTTGGCAGCCAATCTTAATGCATTTCTCAATGCAATGGCCGAGGAGAATCATTTACCCAGGACAATCATTTATAACTTATACGCAGCCTACAATGACATTGTGGCTTCGACGATTGCCAACTTCCAGTCCGGCGAAGAGGGGGTTAAATCACCGCTTCAGTTCGGGTCAGGCTGGTGGTTTAACGATACGCGCCGTGGCATGTTGAGCCAGCTTAACGCGCTGGCGGATCAAGGGTTGCTGATGAATTTTGTCGGTATGCTGACCGATTCGCGCAGCTTTGTTTCTTACCCGCGTCACGATTATTTCCGCCGGATATTATGTGGATTAATTGGACAATGGATCGATGCCGGGGAATTTCCCGCAGATGACATTATCCTGCAACGTATGGTAAGAAATATTTGTCACGATAACGCCCTACACTATTTTAAATTCTGA
- the azuC gene encoding stress response protein AzuC, with protein sequence MRKLLKRILAAYVLAHKDVPPGAMY encoded by the coding sequence GTGCGTAAATTACTGAAAAGAATCCTGGCTGCTTATGTTCTTGCCCACAAAGATGTTCCGCCGGGCGCTATGTACTGA
- the manD gene encoding D-mannonate dehydratase ManD has product MKIVSAEVFVTCPGRNFVTLKITTEDGVTGIGDATLNGRELPVASYLKDHVCPQLIGRDAQQIEDIWQFFYKGAYWRRGPVTMSAISAVDMALWDIKGKVANMPLYQLLGGASRTGVMVYCHTTGHSIDEALDDYAKHREMGFKAIRVQCGVPGMKTTYGMAKGKGLAYEPATKGNWPEEQLWSTEKYLDFAPKLFAAVRDKYGFNEHLLHDMHHRLTPIEAARFGKSVEPYRLFWMEDPTPAENQECFRLIRQHTVTPIAVGEVFNSIWDCKQLIEEQLIDYIRTTITHAGGISGMRRIADFASLYQVRTGSHGPSDLSPICMAAALHFDLWVPNFGVQEYMGYSEQMLEVFPHSWTFEDGYMHPGEKPGLGIEFDEKLAAKYPYEPAYLPVARLEDGTLWNW; this is encoded by the coding sequence GTGAAAATTGTCAGTGCTGAAGTATTTGTTACCTGCCCAGGGCGTAATTTTGTCACCCTGAAAATCACTACCGAAGACGGTGTGACAGGTATCGGCGATGCTACGCTGAACGGGCGTGAGCTACCGGTCGCTTCCTACCTGAAAGATCATGTTTGTCCGCAGCTCATCGGGCGCGATGCGCAACAGATTGAGGATATTTGGCAATTTTTCTACAAAGGAGCCTACTGGCGTCGTGGCCCGGTAACCATGTCAGCCATTTCGGCGGTAGATATGGCGCTGTGGGACATTAAAGGCAAGGTTGCCAACATGCCGCTGTATCAGCTGCTGGGCGGTGCGTCGCGCACAGGGGTAATGGTGTATTGCCATACCACCGGGCACAGCATTGATGAAGCGCTGGATGATTACGCCAAACACCGCGAAATGGGCTTCAAGGCGATTCGCGTGCAGTGCGGCGTACCGGGAATGAAAACCACCTATGGCATGGCCAAAGGGAAAGGTCTGGCGTATGAACCGGCCACTAAAGGGAACTGGCCCGAAGAGCAGCTCTGGTCAACGGAAAAGTATCTGGATTTCGCACCGAAACTGTTTGCAGCGGTGCGTGATAAATACGGCTTCAACGAACACCTGCTGCATGACATGCATCACCGCCTGACGCCGATTGAAGCCGCCCGCTTTGGTAAAAGTGTCGAACCCTACCGCCTGTTCTGGATGGAAGATCCGACGCCGGCTGAAAATCAGGAATGCTTCCGCTTGATTCGTCAGCACACGGTAACACCGATTGCCGTCGGGGAAGTGTTTAACAGCATTTGGGATTGTAAGCAGCTTATCGAAGAACAGCTCATCGACTACATCCGCACCACCATTACGCATGCGGGCGGTATCTCGGGCATGCGCCGCATTGCCGATTTTGCATCGCTGTACCAGGTTCGTACCGGTTCACACGGCCCGTCCGACTTGTCTCCGATCTGTATGGCCGCCGCGCTGCACTTCGATCTCTGGGTGCCGAATTTCGGCGTACAGGAATACATGGGCTACTCCGAGCAGATGCTGGAAGTGTTCCCGCACAGTTGGACGTTTGAGGATGGCTACATGCATCCGGGAGAAAAACCGGGGCTGGGCATCGAGTTTGACGAAAAACTGGCGGCGAAATACCCCTACGAACCGGCCTACCTGCCGGTGGCTCGTTTGGAAGACGGCACGCTGTGGAACTGGTAA
- a CDS encoding GntR family transcriptional regulator, which yields METSFQINSNEPVNQQIYRILRKDIVECAIPPGKLLSEKEISTRFSVSRQPVREAFIKLAEAGLVQVLPQRGTFVMKISEQRVADARFIRQALECAIARRAAEFVTDEQLLVLEHNLHRQELAAQNEQIREFLSLDDDFHQLLMQVARCPLAWETIESIKATMDRVRFLSLSQVSPPLNLIKQHYLIFNSLKAHDPDAAEAAIREHLQEMVYSITPIAEQNRDWFDHP from the coding sequence ATGGAAACTTCCTTTCAGATCAACAGCAATGAGCCGGTCAATCAGCAAATCTATCGTATCTTGCGTAAGGATATCGTGGAGTGCGCGATTCCGCCGGGTAAGTTACTGTCAGAAAAAGAGATATCAACCCGTTTTTCCGTTTCGCGCCAGCCGGTGCGTGAGGCGTTTATCAAACTGGCGGAAGCGGGACTGGTGCAGGTATTGCCGCAGCGCGGTACTTTCGTGATGAAAATTTCGGAACAACGGGTGGCGGATGCGCGTTTTATTCGCCAGGCGTTAGAGTGCGCCATTGCGCGCCGGGCCGCAGAGTTCGTGACCGATGAGCAATTGCTGGTGCTGGAGCACAATCTACACCGGCAGGAATTGGCCGCGCAGAATGAGCAGATTCGTGAGTTTCTCAGCTTGGATGACGATTTTCACCAACTGCTGATGCAGGTGGCACGCTGTCCATTGGCGTGGGAAACCATCGAATCAATCAAAGCAACCATGGACCGGGTACGCTTTCTCAGTTTGAGTCAGGTTTCTCCACCGCTGAATCTGATCAAGCAACACTACCTGATTTTTAATAGCCTGAAAGCACACGATCCTGATGCGGCAGAAGCAGCAATTCGCGAGCATCTGCAAGAGATGGTCTATTCGATCACGCCGATAGCCGAGCAAAACCGCGATTGGTTCGATCACCCTTAA
- a CDS encoding MFS transporter has translation MSAAKKVTIPVSIGYGLTDIMGGGAFTVIGAWLLFFYTTFVGLTPVEAASIVAIARIVDAIVSLFMGSFTDHFYKNYFGKKFGRRRFFLLIGAPLMLVYSLLWLNGMNYWFYLAVYLAFEVIAAMVLIPWETLPSEMTKGFNSRTKLSTCRMFLSALGTFLATFIPGLLIKHYGEHDANAYLINGVMFSVIFMVCVFISWKVTWERELTPEMLAELEAETPPRTLSEKLRMLGGLFKDYASTLRVRAFRKHLAIYLFSFTAKDVYNTVFVFFCVYCLNVSSAFAGSLLSMSTVGLPVTLLSGLAIIKYGPSRLYIFAYTLMMLCLAGFFYVYRFPVENKMVMLVALAGFYQVGRCVLEFTPWNVFPFIPDIDEMITRQRREGLFAAVMTFSRKTKVAIATFIVGLLLQWGGFMKGSQAQPQEAIQTIAGLMFIGTTSLLLIALWQALTFHLNKTTHKVFVDEVERLKADGRKQDVTPETRRIVEDLTGHPYDTLWHQKDVSSVKGSRTASPVGE, from the coding sequence ATGTCTGCTGCTAAGAAAGTGACTATACCGGTCAGTATCGGCTATGGTCTGACGGATATTATGGGTGGCGGTGCCTTTACCGTGATCGGGGCTTGGTTACTCTTTTTCTATACCACTTTTGTAGGTTTAACGCCGGTGGAAGCTGCTTCGATCGTCGCTATTGCGCGTATTGTCGATGCGATTGTCAGCCTGTTTATGGGCAGTTTTACCGACCACTTTTATAAAAACTATTTCGGTAAGAAATTTGGCCGCCGCAGATTCTTTCTGTTGATCGGTGCGCCGTTGATGCTGGTGTATTCGTTGCTGTGGCTCAACGGCATGAATTACTGGTTCTATCTGGCGGTGTACCTGGCGTTTGAAGTCATTGCCGCGATGGTGCTGATCCCGTGGGAGACGCTGCCGTCCGAAATGACGAAAGGGTTTAACTCGCGCACCAAACTCTCTACCTGCCGTATGTTTCTCTCGGCGTTGGGGACGTTTCTTGCGACCTTTATCCCTGGCCTGCTAATTAAGCACTACGGTGAGCATGATGCGAATGCGTACCTGATCAACGGTGTCATGTTCTCGGTTATCTTTATGGTGTGTGTGTTCATCTCTTGGAAAGTGACCTGGGAACGCGAACTGACGCCGGAAATGCTGGCAGAGTTGGAGGCGGAAACGCCACCGCGCACCCTGAGTGAAAAACTGCGTATGCTGGGCGGGTTGTTTAAGGATTATGCTTCAACACTGCGTGTGCGTGCCTTTAGAAAACACCTGGCTATTTATTTGTTCTCCTTCACGGCTAAAGATGTCTACAACACCGTGTTTGTGTTCTTCTGTGTCTACTGCCTGAACGTCTCCTCGGCGTTTGCCGGAAGCCTGCTCTCCATGAGTACTGTCGGGCTGCCAGTGACGTTGCTGTCCGGGTTGGCGATCATTAAATATGGCCCATCGCGCCTGTATATCTTTGCCTACACGCTGATGATGCTGTGTCTGGCCGGGTTCTTCTATGTCTACCGTTTCCCGGTGGAAAACAAGATGGTGATGCTGGTGGCGCTGGCCGGTTTCTATCAGGTAGGCCGCTGCGTGCTGGAGTTCACCCCGTGGAACGTGTTCCCGTTCATTCCTGATATTGATGAAATGATCACCCGTCAGCGTCGTGAAGGGCTTTTTGCTGCGGTAATGACCTTCTCACGTAAAACCAAGGTCGCGATTGCCACCTTTATTGTCGGCCTGCTGTTGCAGTGGGGCGGTTTTATGAAAGGCAGCCAAGCGCAACCGCAGGAAGCGATTCAAACCATTGCTGGGTTGATGTTTATTGGCACCACCAGTCTATTGCTGATAGCGCTGTGGCAGGCACTGACCTTCCATCTGAATAAAACCACGCACAAGGTGTTTGTGGACGAAGTGGAACGCTTGAAAGCCGATGGCAGAAAACAGGATGTGACACCAGAAACACGCCGTATCGTCGAGGATTTAACCGGTCATCCTTATGACACGCTGTGGCATCAAAAGGATGTGTCATCGGTGAAAGGCTCACGGACAGCTTCGCCGGTGGGTGAGTAA